CTTGGGGAGAGGTGCTGCGCTATGTGCGGCAGTGGCACCGCAAGCCGCCGCCGGAATCCCTGCCGAGTCTGGCGCAGATCCTGGTCGGACGGCCGGCGGGCTTGGATTGGAAATGGCGAGTGGACCTCGGGGCGAGTCTTTTCGCGCTTCAATTGGATCTCCTGCTTTCGGGAGACGCGGGAAAGCTTGCCGGAACGACGGGTATGGCTTTGGGGATGACCGCTCAGGATCTCGAGGCGACGGCGCCGAAGCTAGCGCAGGACGCGCTGAACTCCTTTCTCCGCGACGGCAAGGTCGACGCGCGCATCCAGATCGACCGCCTCTCGAAATTGCAAGCTGCGCTGGACAAACTGTATTCCGGCGCCTCGATGGGGCTGGCGGTGCTGGGGCCCTATGTCGAGGTCGACGCGAAGTCCGACTCGATGAAATCGCATCTGCAGATGGAAAATGGGCAAGTTCTGTTAAACGGCAGGCGAAATTCCGCGATCGAAGGCTTGCTTCAAGAAAGTTTTCGATAAAGTACAAAAAGGATTTGCCAAAGACAGAGTTCTGCATCAAAATCGCGACATACTTAATTTACGGGTAGGGAAGATTTGATCCTTTAAGAAGTTTCGACAGGCTCCTTTCGGCACTCCAAGGCGTGTCGCTTCTTATCTTCAAAGTTCTTCCTAAAAAATAACTTAAGAGTTCCAGCTGAGATGGTTGGCGTCGGATTCGGCCGATACGCTGCGGTCGTCGTGCGCCCAACGGTTTCTCGGGCATCTCTGTGGACGGGTCAATCTTCAGCGATCCAACGGTTGCGTTTGGACATGGGCATTCGTGTCTTCATCGTCACTTCATTTCTCTCCTCGAAAAAAAGGGTAAGGTCTATGAGTCGTCTTATTTCCCCGTTGCGGTCTGTCCGCACCATCCGCCAAACCATCGCCGGAAGCCTTGTCGCCCTTGCGGCCTTGTTGGCGACGACGCTCAGTCCAGGCGCCGCTCACGCCGCGGTCAACCCGGCGGTCTTTCCGACGAGCTTGGGAATCAATACGCCGGTCGGAACGACGACGACCCGTTTGATCGAGATCGTGGCGACCTCCAGTTTGAGTCTGCCCCTCAACACCAACATCTCCAACATCTCGGTCAGCTTCACCGGCGCCGGAGCGGCTCAATTCGGGGTCGTTTCCAACACCTGCTCCGGCCAAACTTTGACCGACCTGCTGGACTGCGAAATCTTGATCAGCTACACCGCAAACGACACGACGCCCGACATCGCGAATCTGGTCGTGAACTTCAACCGCAACGTGGGCAGCAGCCCCACTTCGCTCACCTTCACCAACTACGTGACGGGCACAGGCACCACGGGCCCCAACCTCGAGGCCTCTCCCACTTTCATTTCTTTCAATAATTTGGTCGGCTCCAGCAGCACTCAGATCGTGCAGGTGGTCAATACGGGGATCAGCCCGCTGCCCTTGAACCCGATCAGCTTCTCCGGCACGGATTTCACCGTCAGCAACAACACCTGCAGCACCATCTATTCGAACCTCCTGCCGGCGGGTGAGGACTGCCACCTGACCATCGAGTTCTTCGCCTTTTCTCCGGGCAGCTTCTCCGACGGCCTTTCCATCACTTCGCCGGATACCTCGGTGGTGCCGGTCAATATCTCGGTCTTCGGATCGGCCAGTCCCTTGGCCGCGGACTTGAGCATTCTCAAGTCCATGGATCCGGCCCAAGTGACGGTGCCGCCCGGCGGGCCTGTGACGATCAACTTTACCGTGGAAAACTCCGCGCTCAGCACGGATGAGGCCGGCGGCGTATTCGTCCGCGACACCATCGCGGGCCCCTTCACGGTCGACCTCGGGACCTTGCCTGCCTTCTGCACGGTCAATCCCACCTCGGACCCGCTGGTACAGCAGGTGCTTTGCAACGTCTGGGATTCGGGCAGCGGCGGCTTCGGCACGATGCTGCCCGGAGACACCTTCAGCTTCCAGATCCAGGGATTCGTCGACGACGTCGGTCAGGTGGACGATTTGGCCATCGTTCAGGACGGCTTCGGCAACGACAATCAAATCACCGCCGATCCCGACCTGCTCAACAACAGCGCGGTGGCGAGCGTGGTGGGCGTCTCCACCAGCCCCGTGCCCCAGGCCAACCTCCGGGTGGTCAAGGAGGCCGACAACCTGACCCCGGCCATCGGCAGCACCTTGACCTACCAGATCCGCGTTCGAAACGAGGATCCCAGCGTGACGGCCGCCAATCTTACGCTGCGCGACATCACCGTCGGCAACATTCTCAATTTGGGAGTCTCCGCCAGCGGCGGCTGGACTTGCACCACGACCGGCGCGGCGACCAATCCGCCGAATCCGCCGAATAACCCGCGGCGCATCGAGTGCACCCGGGCCAGTCTGGCCCCCCTGACCACTTCGACGATCACGCTGACCGGCACGGTGAACGGTCCGCAGCCGATCACCAATACGGCGACGGTTTCTTCCACGGGGACCTTGGACCCCGATATCTCGGACAATACCCAAAGCATTGCCGTCATACCGGTCGATCCCAACGCCCCGTCGGGAGACCTCGCGATCACCAAGACGATCACGGGTCCGGCGACCCTGAGTCCCGGAGTGCCGGTCAATTACCAGATCGTCGTGACCAACAACGGAGGCGCCACGGTCAACAACATCCGCGTCATCGACCGGATCATCGGGAATTTCACGGGCGGCGCCGCGGTCATCGGCACCTTCGTGGGCTGCGACGGACCCGTGACCAATAACGCCGACACCTATTTCTGCAACGTGAACAGCCTGGCCCCGGCCGGCACTCGTATCATCTCGTACTCCGTCACGCCCAACGCGGCCGGCGTATTGACCAACGTCGCCAACGTCGCCGGGCCGATCAACGACACCAATCCGAACAACGACGAAATCACCGTCAACGCGCCGGTCGGCGTACCGGCGACCGATTTGTCCATCACCAAAACGGTCACCCCGGCGGTCGGAGAGGTCGGGGATCCCGTCAGCTACACGATCACGGTGACCAACAATGGGCCAAACGCGGCCACGAACATCCAGGTGACCGACATCGTCTCCGGTCCCTTGTCCGGCTTGGCCACCTCGACGCCGGGTTGCGCCGTCGCCGGTAGCCAGGTGAATTGCAATTTCGCCGGCCCCCTGGGCGCCGGGCTGACGATTCCGATCGCCGTTACCGGCTCGATCGGAGCCGCGGGGCAGATCGACAATATCGCGTCCGTCTCCAGCAGCTCGATCGCCGACACGAACCCGTCCAACAACTCCGCCGTGGCCAGCACGATCGGCCAGAATCCGGCGCTTCCCCAGACGGACCTGTCGATCACCAACGACGCCTCGCCGGTGACCGGCCAAGTCGGCGATCCGGTGACCTTCACCATCACGGTCAATAACACCGGCGCCGCGGCGACCAACGTCCAGGTGACCGGCATCCTTTCCGGGCCCCTGACCGCCTTCGCGACCTCGACCCCGGGCTGCAGCGTGACCGGCTCCCAATTGAACTGTCTTCTGGCCGGCCCCATCGCCAGCGGCGGAAGCTCGGTGATTACCGCGACCGGCAATATCAACGGCAACGGCCAGATCGACCTGACCGCCTCGGTGTCCAGCCAGGACGTCACCGACACCAATCTTTCCAACAACACCGCGGTGTCCAGCACCATCGGGACCAACCCGGCGCTGCCCAATGCGGACCTCTCGATCGTCAAGAGCGTCACGCCCGCCGTCGGCAACGTCGGCGATCCGGTGACCTACACGATCGTCGTGACCAACAACGGCCCGGACGCGGCGACCAACATCCAGGTGACGGACCTGGTTTCAGGGCCGTTGACGGGCCTCGCGACCTCGACGGCGGGCTGCGCGGCCGCCGCGGGCCAAGTGACCTGTAATTTCGCGGGTCCGCTCGGCGCGGGTTTGACGATTCCCATCGCTGTGACCGGCACCATCGGAGCGCCGGGCCAGATCGACAACATCGCGTCGGTCTCCAGCGCCAGCGTCAACGACACGAATCTGTCGAACAACTCCGCCGTGGCCAGCCTGATCGGGCAAAACCCGGCCTTGCCGCAGGCGGATATCCGCGTGAACAAGGAAGTGAACGACCTCACTCCGGAGGTGGGCGACACGGTGACGTACACGATCCATGTACGGAACCTCAGCCCGACCGTCACCGCGACCAATCTCAATTTGACGGACATCACGATCGGCGACATCACCTTGAGCGGCGGCTCCGGCGGCGGTTGGGCCTGCTCCAACGCGGGTGGGAATCCGCCTCTGCCTCCTGCCAACCCTCGGGTGATCAGCTGTACCTTGGCTTCTTTGGCTCCCTCGACCACTTCCAATCTCACGGTTACTGGAACGGTAAACAGCGCGGGACCGGTGACCAACACCGCCAGCGCCTCTTCCACGGGCACCACGGATCCGAATCCGTCCAACAACACCCAGGCCGTGACCTTGGTGGCGACGGATCCCGCCCTGGCCGACGCGGACCTGTCGATCACCAAGACGGTGACCCCGGCCTTCGGCGAAGTCGGCGATCCGGTGACCTATACGATCACCGTGACCAACAACGGACCGGATGCCGCGACCAACATTCAAGTGACGGATATCGTCTCCGGCCCCCTGACCGGCCTGGCCACCTCGACCGCCGGTTGCTCGGTGGTCGGCAATCAGGTGAATTGCGCCTTCGCCGGCCCCTTGGGATCCGGGCTGACGATACCGATCGCCGTGACCGGCACCATCAATGCCGCCGGGCAGATCGACAATATTGCCTCGGTTTCGAGCCAGGACGTCAACGACACCAACCTCTCGAACAACTCGGCGGTGGCCAGCCTGATCGGTCAAGACCCGGCGCTGCCTGACGCGGACCTGACCCTCAGCAACGATGCCAGCATCGCGCAGGGCCAGGTGGGCGATCCGGTCACCTTCACGATTGAGGTGACCAACAACGGCCCGAATCCAGCCAGCAACGTCCAGGTGACGGGCATCCTCGCCGGTCCCCTGACCGCCTTCGCGACTTCGACCGCCGGTTGCAGCGTCTCGGGAACCGTCCTCAGCTGCCTGCTCCCCGGCCCCATCGCCAGCGCGGGCACGGCGACCATTACGGCCACGGGAACCCTCAACGGCGGAGGCCAGATCGACCTGACGGCCTCAGTTTCGAGCCAAGACACGCATGACACCAACCTCTCCAATAATACCGCGGTCTCCAGCGTCAACGGCGTCCAGTCGGTCTGCGGCGACGGTTTGGTCGAGGCCGGCGAGCAATGCGACGACGGCAACACGACCCCGGGCGACGGCTGCAGTGCGACCTGCCAATACGAGAGCGTCTGCGGTGACGGCCTGCAGGAGGGCCTCGAGCAGTGCGACGACGGCAATACGACTCCGGGCGACGGCTGCGACGACATCTGCCGCCTCGAGACCGTCTGCGGCGACGGCCTGCAAGAGGGCCTCGAGCAGTGCGACGACGGCAACACCGTGCCGGGCGACGGCTGCGACGACATCTGCCGCCTCGAGACGGTCTGCGGCGACAACCTGCAGCAGGGCTTGGAGGAATGCGACGACGGTAACACGGCCGGCGGCGACGGCTGCGACCAGTTCTGCCGCCGGGAAGGCGCCGATCTCTCTGTCGTGAAGGCGGTGGACCGCGCGGTGGCGGCCATCGGCGACACCGTGACCTTCACCCTGACGGTCACGAATTCCGGCCCCCGCGACGCCACCAACGTCGTGGTCACCGACCAATTGGTGACCGGTCCGAATACCTTCACGATCACCGCGATCACGCCCAGCACCGGCTCTTGCACCCCGGCGACCCCGGCGGTCGCGGGCTCGGTGGTGATCA
The sequence above is drawn from the Deltaproteobacteria bacterium PRO3 genome and encodes:
- a CDS encoding DUF11 domain-containing protein, with the protein product MVGVGFGRYAAVVVRPTVSRASLWTGQSSAIQRLRLDMGIRVFIVTSFLSSKKRVRSMSRLISPLRSVRTIRQTIAGSLVALAALLATTLSPGAAHAAVNPAVFPTSLGINTPVGTTTTRLIEIVATSSLSLPLNTNISNISVSFTGAGAAQFGVVSNTCSGQTLTDLLDCEILISYTANDTTPDIANLVVNFNRNVGSSPTSLTFTNYVTGTGTTGPNLEASPTFISFNNLVGSSSTQIVQVVNTGISPLPLNPISFSGTDFTVSNNTCSTIYSNLLPAGEDCHLTIEFFAFSPGSFSDGLSITSPDTSVVPVNISVFGSASPLAADLSILKSMDPAQVTVPPGGPVTINFTVENSALSTDEAGGVFVRDTIAGPFTVDLGTLPAFCTVNPTSDPLVQQVLCNVWDSGSGGFGTMLPGDTFSFQIQGFVDDVGQVDDLAIVQDGFGNDNQITADPDLLNNSAVASVVGVSTSPVPQANLRVVKEADNLTPAIGSTLTYQIRVRNEDPSVTAANLTLRDITVGNILNLGVSASGGWTCTTTGAATNPPNPPNNPRRIECTRASLAPLTTSTITLTGTVNGPQPITNTATVSSTGTLDPDISDNTQSIAVIPVDPNAPSGDLAITKTITGPATLSPGVPVNYQIVVTNNGGATVNNIRVIDRIIGNFTGGAAVIGTFVGCDGPVTNNADTYFCNVNSLAPAGTRIISYSVTPNAAGVLTNVANVAGPINDTNPNNDEITVNAPVGVPATDLSITKTVTPAVGEVGDPVSYTITVTNNGPNAATNIQVTDIVSGPLSGLATSTPGCAVAGSQVNCNFAGPLGAGLTIPIAVTGSIGAAGQIDNIASVSSSSIADTNPSNNSAVASTIGQNPALPQTDLSITNDASPVTGQVGDPVTFTITVNNTGAAATNVQVTGILSGPLTAFATSTPGCSVTGSQLNCLLAGPIASGGSSVITATGNINGNGQIDLTASVSSQDVTDTNLSNNTAVSSTIGTNPALPNADLSIVKSVTPAVGNVGDPVTYTIVVTNNGPDAATNIQVTDLVSGPLTGLATSTAGCAAAAGQVTCNFAGPLGAGLTIPIAVTGTIGAPGQIDNIASVSSASVNDTNLSNNSAVASLIGQNPALPQADIRVNKEVNDLTPEVGDTVTYTIHVRNLSPTVTATNLNLTDITIGDITLSGGSGGGWACSNAGGNPPLPPANPRVISCTLASLAPSTTSNLTVTGTVNSAGPVTNTASASSTGTTDPNPSNNTQAVTLVATDPALADADLSITKTVTPAFGEVGDPVTYTITVTNNGPDAATNIQVTDIVSGPLTGLATSTAGCSVVGNQVNCAFAGPLGSGLTIPIAVTGTINAAGQIDNIASVSSQDVNDTNLSNNSAVASLIGQDPALPDADLTLSNDASIAQGQVGDPVTFTIEVTNNGPNPASNVQVTGILAGPLTAFATSTAGCSVSGTVLSCLLPGPIASAGTATITATGTLNGGGQIDLTASVSSQDTHDTNLSNNTAVSSVNGVQSVCGDGLVEAGEQCDDGNTTPGDGCSATCQYESVCGDGLQEGLEQCDDGNTTPGDGCDDICRLETVCGDGLQEGLEQCDDGNTVPGDGCDDICRLETVCGDNLQQGLEECDDGNTAGGDGCDQFCRREGADLSVVKAVDRAVAAIGDTVTFTLTVTNSGPRDATNVVVTDQLVTGPNTFTITAITPSTGSCTPATPAVAGSVVISCNLGSMDASDVETITVVGTVDSLGQIDNTASVADTNDPQGGGQAQVDPNPSNNVSVASVNGTAANVNLSITKTSSLAQANQDQDVTFTITVNNPGTANAQGVVITDTIDGPFTINTISFAAGTCAPATPVTSPATIVCTPTAGVLPPGATTITMTGRVSGEGQVDNTVSVDSTITGDNDRSNNTAVASVIGIARNTDLSVTKTVDFPQATVGDTVTFTVVVTNLDTVNNAEGVRITDIATGPMEVQSM